Proteins encoded within one genomic window of Acidobacteriota bacterium:
- a CDS encoding NAD(+)/NADH kinase, producing MTGRRVPRVAVAAKPQPAGRLPLLDRLLAHLARLGAEVILDEEASKLAHKPHLRVLPRADIPGEADLVVVLGGDGTLLSVARHSGRRGAPILGVNLGNLGFLTEVSASEMIAAVDSCLSGKASVERRMMLRAELRRKGKTRAVFHCLNDVVVAKTALARMIDIRVDVGGGLLTTMRSDGIIVATPTGSTAYNLSAGGPIVTPGMDGILITPLCPHTLTMRPLVVGGASRIDVELTGESGPVFLTADGQEGHPVERGDRIVVHRAPHSVRLVTNGGRSYFSLLREKLGWGAQPSGPDPESPGLVRTPRGG from the coding sequence TTGACCGGGCGGCGGGTCCCCAGGGTCGCCGTGGCCGCCAAGCCGCAACCCGCAGGCCGCTTGCCCCTGCTGGACCGCCTCCTGGCCCACCTCGCCCGGCTCGGAGCAGAGGTGATCCTCGACGAGGAGGCCTCCAAGCTCGCTCACAAGCCCCATCTCCGGGTCCTTCCCCGGGCCGATATCCCCGGGGAGGCGGACCTGGTCGTGGTCCTGGGCGGAGACGGCACGCTCCTGTCGGTGGCCAGGCATTCGGGACGCCGCGGCGCCCCCATCCTCGGCGTAAACCTCGGCAATCTGGGGTTCCTCACCGAGGTGAGCGCCTCCGAGATGATCGCGGCCGTGGACTCCTGCCTATCGGGAAAGGCGAGCGTGGAGCGCAGGATGATGCTGCGCGCCGAGCTTCGGCGGAAGGGAAAAACCCGCGCCGTCTTCCACTGCCTGAACGACGTGGTCGTGGCCAAGACCGCCCTGGCCCGCATGATCGATATCCGCGTGGACGTGGGAGGGGGTCTGCTCACGACCATGCGAAGCGATGGGATCATCGTGGCTACCCCCACGGGCTCCACCGCCTACAACCTCTCGGCGGGAGGCCCCATCGTCACTCCTGGGATGGACGGCATCCTCATCACGCCCCTCTGCCCGCACACGCTGACCATGCGTCCCCTCGTCGTGGGCGGCGCATCCAGAATCGACGTGGAGCTGACCGGCGAGTCGGGTCCCGTGTTTCTCACGGCGGACGGCCAGGAGGGTCACCCCGTGGAGAGGGGGGACCGCATCGTCGTGCACCGGGCCCCTCATTCGGTTCGCCTCGTGACGAACGGCGGGCGCTCCTATTTCTCCCTCCTGAGGGAGAAGCTGGGCTGGGGTGCCCAGCCCTCCGGTCCCGACCCGGAATCTCCCGGCCTTGTCCGAACCCCCCGTGGGGGGTAA
- a CDS encoding TlyA family RNA methyltransferase, translating into MTLRADLLLVRLGLAPTREKAQAMLMAGVVFLEGRRVEKPGQKLPEDSMLEIRGRACPYVSRGGLKMEGALDGLALDVRGLVCADLGASTGGFTDCLLQRGAARVYAVDVGRGQLHESLRCDPRVRAFEGVNARSLPRDFFPEVVDLVVVDASFISLRLLLPSILLSAPSARVLALVKPQFEAGRREVGKGGVVRDPAVRARAVAGVVEHAARLGYTLAAAVESTVKGPKGNLETFILLLPPGEVSP; encoded by the coding sequence ATGACCCTCCGCGCGGATCTCCTCCTGGTGCGCCTGGGGCTGGCGCCGACCCGCGAAAAGGCCCAGGCCATGCTCATGGCCGGGGTGGTCTTCCTCGAAGGCCGAAGGGTGGAAAAGCCGGGGCAGAAGCTCCCCGAGGACTCCATGCTGGAAATCCGCGGCAGGGCATGCCCCTACGTGAGCCGGGGCGGCTTGAAGATGGAGGGGGCCCTGGACGGCCTGGCCCTGGATGTCCGCGGCCTGGTTTGCGCCGATCTCGGCGCCTCCACCGGCGGATTCACCGATTGCCTCCTCCAGCGAGGAGCCGCACGGGTCTACGCGGTGGACGTCGGACGGGGACAACTGCACGAATCCCTCCGCTGCGACCCGAGGGTCCGCGCCTTCGAGGGGGTCAACGCCCGAAGCCTCCCCAGGGACTTCTTCCCTGAAGTCGTGGACCTCGTGGTGGTGGACGCGTCCTTCATATCGCTCAGGCTTCTTCTTCCCTCGATCCTCCTCAGCGCCCCCTCCGCCCGTGTCCTGGCCCTCGTGAAGCCCCAATTCGAGGCGGGTCGCCGGGAGGTGGGGAAGGGCGGCGTGGTCCGGGACCCCGCCGTCCGGGCTCGGGCCGTCGCCGGCGTTGTGGAACACGCGGCCAGACTGGGCTATACTCTGGCCGCCGCCGTGGAGTCGACCGTGAAGGGCCCGAAAGGAAATCTCGAGACCTTTATCCTGCTTCTGCCTCCGGGGGAGGTGTCGCCTTGA
- a CDS encoding polyprenyl synthetase family protein has translation MIPGTFSRWAPLVDEALDRVLPPAGAEPRELHEAMRYSVFAGGKRMRPILALCAYTAAGGARPEAVLPAAAGLELLHTYSLIHDDLPSMDDDDLRRGKPTCHKAFGEATAILAGDALQTLGAYLLCEEPRGAQWTARRNRVSRTVLKSLGSLGMAGGQTLDLRLTGAGAGADAQTLETIHRLKTGAFLEACLLAGAIWAGARADVRRSLLRYGRAVGLAFQIVDDILDATESTESLGKTAGKDAAQGKATFPALWGLEASRRRAQDLLSEALRSVADLGPSSQDLREIAHFIVNRSR, from the coding sequence ATGATTCCCGGAACCTTTTCCCGCTGGGCTCCCCTCGTCGACGAAGCGCTGGACCGCGTTCTTCCCCCCGCCGGCGCGGAACCGCGGGAGCTTCACGAGGCCATGCGGTACAGCGTGTTCGCGGGCGGCAAGCGCATGCGACCGATCCTTGCCCTGTGCGCCTATACGGCCGCCGGCGGCGCCAGACCGGAGGCCGTCCTTCCCGCCGCGGCGGGGCTGGAACTGCTCCACACCTACAGCCTGATTCATGACGACCTTCCGTCCATGGACGACGACGACCTGCGCCGGGGAAAGCCCACGTGCCACAAGGCTTTCGGCGAAGCCACGGCCATCTTGGCGGGCGACGCCCTCCAGACCCTCGGGGCGTACCTTCTCTGCGAGGAACCCAGGGGGGCCCAGTGGACGGCCAGAAGGAACCGGGTGAGCCGAACCGTCCTGAAGTCCCTCGGATCGTTGGGGATGGCCGGCGGCCAGACCCTGGATCTCCGCCTCACGGGGGCCGGGGCCGGGGCGGACGCCCAGACCCTGGAAACCATCCACAGGCTGAAGACGGGGGCCTTCCTCGAGGCGTGCCTCCTCGCCGGGGCGATATGGGCGGGCGCCCGCGCCGATGTGCGGCGCTCCCTCCTGCGGTACGGGCGGGCCGTCGGTCTCGCCTTCCAGATCGTGGACGACATTCTGGACGCAACGGAAAGCACCGAGAGTCTGGGCAAGACGGCTGGCAAGGACGCCGCCCAGGGAAAGGCCACCTTCCCCGCTCTCTGGGGGCTGGAAGCCTCCCGGAGGAGGGCCCAGGATCTTCTTTCCGAAGCCCTGCGGTCGGTCGCGGACCTCGGTCCCTCCAGCCAGGACCTGAGAGAAATCGCTCATTTCATCGTGAATCGGAGCCGATGA